A single Methanospirillum lacunae DNA region contains:
- a CDS encoding HAMP domain-containing methyl-accepting chemotaxis protein, producing the protein MDWLDNIKIGKKLIGSFIVIVLIMIIIGTVGYLGIVSIDSRLNEMYDEQLIPTDNIETINAHVWELRGDVYKYMSIDDAREKTLKTVNENTAIVESDIKKYEQFAVTDEEKNSYNDIVQAWGSYHNAINNSIKNVDDGKIDDVKESLSTGELTASRQATSDALKNVIAQNLKKAKKLNDDSEVAVAEIIIQMVCAIILSIVIALTLGFLITKSITVPLARGVSLIQEMSLGHLGNRLNLERKDEIGELTKVMDSFSDDLQNVIVSSMKKVGLGDLSVTITPKDENDEISPAMINMVESIRGLVSEAKMLSQAAIEGNLRIRGDTNRFQGGYKEVLQGFNATLDSVINPVNEAMRLSNSYADGDFTDEISEKIPLKGDFIQFKEALNKIGIQISSAIGGVKDGVESLSAGMEETNASAEEVASTSSMLAQSSNSVSVLAEKSGSGVKQTLTAMDDLSNTVSSVATKAEQASTMAKQTVDLSEKGVMLAGKAEKGMEGIMQSVDETSVIITDITSQMDEIGKIVEVITGIAEQTGLLALNAAIEAARAGDAGMGFAVVADEVKSLALESQKSAENIATIIGNLQKKSQKVSESMKVSASEVKSGNEAVSATLNVFNEIVQAINIVHNNMTEVAGATEEQAAAVEEITASVHEVGGLVQQTAKEAVDSAAATEEVTASIDQITRAISEASASIQRISVEMSKFTTS; encoded by the coding sequence ATGGATTGGCTTGATAATATTAAAATTGGAAAAAAATTGATTGGATCATTTATCGTTATCGTTCTGATAATGATAATCATTGGAACTGTCGGATACCTGGGAATTGTATCGATTGATTCCAGATTAAACGAAATGTATGATGAACAACTTATTCCTACTGATAATATTGAGACTATCAATGCTCATGTCTGGGAACTCCGGGGCGATGTATACAAATATATGAGTATAGATGATGCCCGTGAAAAAACCCTAAAAACAGTAAATGAAAATACTGCAATTGTTGAAAGCGATATAAAGAAGTATGAGCAGTTTGCGGTCACAGATGAAGAAAAGAATTCATATAATGATATTGTTCAGGCATGGGGAAGTTACCACAATGCAATTAATAACAGTATAAAAAATGTAGATGATGGAAAAATTGATGATGTAAAAGAATCTCTTTCGACCGGAGAATTGACTGCCAGTAGGCAGGCAACATCAGATGCACTCAAAAATGTTATTGCTCAGAATTTGAAAAAAGCAAAAAAACTCAATGACGATAGCGAAGTGGCTGTGGCTGAAATTATAATTCAGATGGTTTGTGCAATTATTTTGAGTATTGTAATAGCTCTAACCCTTGGATTTCTTATTACCAAAAGTATCACAGTTCCGCTTGCAAGAGGAGTCTCTTTAATCCAGGAAATGAGTCTTGGTCATTTAGGAAACCGGTTAAATCTGGAAAGAAAAGACGAAATCGGTGAGCTTACAAAGGTCATGGACTCTTTTTCTGATGATCTGCAGAATGTAATCGTATCTTCGATGAAAAAAGTTGGCCTTGGTGATCTCTCAGTGACGATAACTCCAAAGGATGAAAATGACGAGATTTCACCGGCAATGATAAACATGGTTGAATCTATCCGTGGTCTGGTATCAGAAGCTAAGATGCTCAGTCAGGCTGCTATTGAGGGAAATCTCAGAATTCGCGGAGATACAAACCGGTTCCAGGGGGGATACAAAGAGGTATTGCAAGGATTCAATGCAACCCTTGATTCGGTTATCAATCCGGTAAATGAAGCAATGCGTCTTTCCAATTCATATGCTGATGGAGATTTCACTGATGAAATCAGCGAAAAAATTCCGCTTAAAGGAGATTTCATCCAGTTCAAAGAGGCACTCAATAAGATTGGAATTCAGATTAGCAGTGCTATCGGTGGCGTAAAGGATGGAGTTGAAAGTCTCAGTGCCGGGATGGAAGAGACCAACGCCAGTGCAGAAGAAGTCGCAAGTACTTCCAGTATGCTTGCACAGAGTTCCAACTCAGTGAGTGTTCTTGCCGAAAAGAGTGGATCCGGAGTCAAACAAACTCTGACAGCGATGGATGATCTATCAAACACAGTAAGTTCGGTAGCTACCAAGGCAGAACAAGCCTCTACCATGGCGAAACAGACCGTGGACCTCTCAGAGAAAGGAGTCATGTTAGCCGGAAAAGCTGAGAAAGGGATGGAAGGAATTATGCAGTCTGTTGATGAGACGAGTGTTATAATTACTGATATCACAAGTCAGATGGATGAGATTGGAAAGATTGTTGAAGTTATTACCGGAATAGCAGAACAGACCGGACTTCTTGCTCTAAATGCAGCTATCGAAGCAGCCCGGGCTGGAGATGCAGGGATGGGTTTTGCAGTTGTAGCAGATGAAGTCAAATCTCTTGCTCTTGAGTCACAGAAATCAGCAGAAAATATTGCAACAATAATAGGAAACCTCCAGAAGAAGTCTCAAAAAGTTTCTGAGTCCATGAAGGTTTCAGCTTCAGAAGTAAAATCCGGAAATGAGGCTGTAAGTGCCACTCTCAATGTCTTCAACGAGATTGTCCAGGCTATTAATATTGTTCACAATAATATGACCGAAGTGGCAGGAGCCACTGAAGAACAGGCTGCAGCTGTTGAAGAGATCACGGCGAGTGTCCATGAAGTCGGTGGTCTTGTACAGCAGACTGCTAAAGAAGCTGTAGATTCAGCAGCCGCAACCGAGGAGGTTACAGCATCTATAGATCAGATTACCCGGGCGATATCTGAAGCATCAGCATCTATCCAAAGAATATCTGTAGAAATGAGTAAATTTACCACCTCGTAA
- a CDS encoding chemotaxis protein CheW has translation MGKLLIDEEISENLDPGSSMRSIRTNSSRSRMNGAEQVVEFVIGNELFAVDLFDTREVITTPEVTPIPNAPCFITGMIDLRGVITTIIDLRVMMNITHESTGKKRSRVIVLDKTVSEKMIGILVDDVHSVTTYTKEDIDQDAHSSHESHRDIIGVIRKKRKDSRGKEKSVLVIWLDIKKMIKKIEKDL, from the coding sequence ATGGGAAAATTACTGATTGACGAAGAAATATCAGAAAATTTAGATCCTGGATCATCGATGAGGAGTATTCGAACCAACTCCTCTCGTTCCCGGATGAATGGGGCAGAACAGGTTGTAGAGTTTGTCATCGGAAATGAGCTATTTGCCGTTGATCTCTTTGATACCAGGGAGGTGATAACAACACCGGAAGTAACTCCAATTCCGAATGCTCCTTGTTTTATTACCGGTATGATCGATCTCAGGGGGGTAATTACAACAATTATCGATCTCCGGGTCATGATGAACATTACTCATGAGTCAACCGGGAAAAAACGATCACGAGTAATAGTGCTTGATAAAACAGTCAGTGAAAAGATGATAGGAATCCTGGTAGATGATGTTCATTCTGTTACAACATACACAAAAGAGGATATCGATCAGGATGCCCATTCATCACATGAGAGTCATCGTGATATTATTGGAGTCATTAGAAAAAAGAGAAAAGATTCCCGGGGTAAGGAGAAGAGTGTTCTTGTTATCTGGCTGGATATCAAGAAGATGATAAAAAAAATTGAGAAAGATCTGTAA
- a CDS encoding PAS domain S-box protein has protein sequence MDGIYEKIIHALSGERKPLMIKIIAEKCCLHPQTVARKLETLEALGRVRKIQMGHAKKYYLVDTMPISNLIDISSDFILILNTNHTIQYISKSAEKILSLQSRKIIGEQLESLHLDIFSTPQVLSGLQNFSREKVFKTEIEYVVNETTFWYQISIMALSLNINSISIAIIASDITTKREAEQKLKDSEARYRLISENTTDVIWLLDTTTFRLLYVSPSIFDLTGFESKDLTGICLKDMVNHPQELKLLQSFPERIEKFLAGDESAKVCMDESELIRKTGSIIPVEMVTTLLINEDGTITRILGVTRDITERKRSENALRKTHEQALVLGEILKHSFQPIIVLNPDLSIDYCNRSFEYLIGYNMEELIDMSRTNRTGYEKWVTIARNIVQQVHEKDHPVTCEYSIKRPDGTDVHLEISTHMIFNKEGDVIRYYAIISDITERIQTDGQNKSYLVELKGLIQDRTYSLQEEIKARILAESEFRINEERYKQVAETSGTWVWEIDKHGTYTYSSDVGTRIIGYSPDEVIGRKYYDFFHPESRKELITILRSVSLRHECIRFFQIDLVHKNGSIIRVESNGLPIFNNEGVFSGYRGTMIDITDNFQMEHALVENRKYYRSLFENAPVPLILVDAQTLTILEGNKAASLFFGYSLDELVGQKPHILTIKPGLGVDNLYNHFEMNQKSENDAYEVIYLKSNGILWTGTASLSYIDVSGKNCIMYALQDSVKS, from the coding sequence ATGGATGGTATATATGAAAAGATAATCCACGCCCTATCTGGTGAAAGAAAACCGCTTATGATAAAAATTATTGCGGAAAAATGCTGTCTTCATCCTCAGACTGTTGCAAGGAAACTTGAAACACTCGAAGCTCTTGGCAGAGTCAGAAAGATCCAGATGGGTCATGCCAAAAAATATTACCTTGTTGATACGATGCCGATTTCAAATCTCATTGATATAAGTTCCGATTTTATTCTCATCCTCAATACGAATCATACGATACAATACATCAGCAAATCTGCTGAAAAAATCCTGTCCTTACAAAGCCGGAAAATAATTGGAGAACAATTAGAATCATTACATCTGGACATATTTTCAACTCCGCAAGTTCTTTCGGGTCTTCAGAATTTCTCCCGTGAAAAGGTATTCAAAACTGAAATTGAGTATGTAGTTAATGAAACAACATTCTGGTATCAAATCAGTATAATGGCTCTTTCACTAAATATCAATAGCATTTCTATAGCCATCATTGCAAGTGACATTACAACAAAGCGGGAAGCTGAACAGAAATTAAAAGATAGTGAAGCCAGGTATAGACTGATTTCAGAAAATACAACCGATGTTATCTGGCTTTTAGATACCACAACATTCCGGTTACTGTATGTGAGCCCGTCAATATTTGATTTGACCGGGTTTGAAAGTAAAGATTTAACTGGGATTTGTTTAAAGGACATGGTAAATCACCCTCAGGAATTAAAACTACTACAATCCTTTCCCGAGAGGATAGAGAAATTTTTAGCAGGAGATGAATCAGCAAAAGTATGCATGGATGAAAGTGAACTTATCCGGAAAACCGGATCTATTATTCCGGTTGAAATGGTTACCACTCTTCTTATAAATGAGGATGGAACAATAACCCGGATACTCGGAGTCACCAGGGATATCACAGAACGAAAGAGATCAGAAAATGCCTTAAGAAAAACTCATGAACAGGCATTAGTTCTTGGAGAGATTCTGAAGCACTCTTTTCAACCAATTATTGTACTGAATCCTGATTTAAGCATAGACTACTGTAACAGGTCTTTTGAATACCTCATCGGGTATAATATGGAAGAACTTATTGACATGAGCCGGACAAACAGGACCGGATATGAGAAATGGGTTACTATCGCAAGGAACATTGTCCAACAGGTTCATGAAAAAGATCATCCTGTTACATGTGAATATTCAATAAAACGGCCTGATGGAACTGATGTACACCTTGAAATATCTACCCATATGATCTTCAATAAAGAGGGGGATGTTATTCGATATTATGCAATAATTTCAGATATTACAGAGCGTATTCAAACTGATGGGCAGAATAAATCATATCTGGTTGAGCTTAAAGGACTCATACAGGATAGGACATATAGTTTACAGGAAGAGATAAAGGCTCGGATTCTGGCAGAATCTGAATTTCGGATAAATGAAGAACGGTACAAACAGGTAGCAGAGACATCAGGAACCTGGGTGTGGGAGATTGATAAGCACGGTACGTATACCTATTCCAGCGATGTTGGCACCAGGATTATCGGATATTCTCCGGATGAAGTAATCGGCAGAAAATATTATGATTTTTTTCATCCTGAATCAAGGAAAGAACTCATAACAATTCTCCGGTCAGTATCTCTTCGTCATGAATGTATTCGCTTTTTCCAGATAGATCTTGTTCACAAAAACGGTTCAATTATCAGGGTTGAAAGTAATGGTCTTCCGATTTTCAACAATGAAGGAGTTTTTTCAGGGTACCGGGGAACAATGATTGATATCACCGATAATTTTCAGATGGAACATGCTCTCGTTGAAAATAGGAAATATTATCGCTCACTTTTTGAAAATGCACCGGTTCCACTGATTCTTGTGGATGCACAAACACTGACGATACTTGAAGGTAATAAGGCTGCATCGCTCTTTTTTGGATATTCATTGGATGAACTGGTTGGGCAGAAACCACATATTCTTACGATAAAACCCGGTTTAGGTGTTGATAATCTGTACAATCATTTTGAAATGAATCAAAAATCAGAAAATGACGCATATGAGGTTATTTATCTGAAGTCCAATGGAATTCTCTGGACCGGAACTGCATCGCTCAGCTATATTGATGTTTCAGGGAAAAATTGTATTATGTATGCACTTCAGGATTCGGTTAAGTCATAA
- a CDS encoding GntP family permease: MYSLLVFLLVIILISIIGIKNKMPPFFTLTGGALVFGLAMGTSLNAVLVQISQGSALIFNSFGIPILAGSVMAKYLIEQGFIQEIISDIRQIIKNPSILSSLSGFALAIPSTCPITSFLVLSPMMENFTSDRKKQSALLYLIAIGSVLGIAYVYPTPITLSLFENFSSHLSPIIYNLVAIPIALIFLGIMVMYMQKKFLKTITLEELELFPKYHEKFHPKAWAPFIVLIISIFIGIFVFNLDHLSLVQFFMLSGMITAVVVTKPDERWTGFVLGAKHAGVIIFDICGAGALGYVIQQTSFADDALGLIYKTVPLIIVPFLLAALIQTAQGSRIVTASLTSLLMAQEKISGILNPISLFLLIIAGTGVICFVTDPYFWLIHRETGDDVKTVIKYYTLPQLIFGCVTCILALGIQWFFP; the protein is encoded by the coding sequence ATGTATTCACTTCTCGTATTTCTTTTGGTGATTATCCTAATCTCAATAATCGGAATAAAAAATAAAATGCCTCCGTTTTTTACCTTAACCGGGGGTGCCTTGGTTTTTGGGTTAGCTATGGGAACCAGTTTAAACGCTGTATTGGTTCAAATTTCCCAGGGATCTGCATTGATTTTTAATAGTTTTGGAATCCCAATCCTTGCAGGTTCGGTAATGGCTAAATATCTTATCGAACAGGGGTTCATTCAGGAAATAATCTCTGATATACGACAAATTATTAAAAATCCATCAATTTTATCTTCTTTGTCAGGTTTTGCTCTCGCAATTCCATCAACCTGCCCGATAACATCATTTTTAGTTTTATCTCCAATGATGGAAAATTTCACTTCTGATAGAAAAAAGCAATCAGCCCTATTATACCTGATTGCAATTGGAAGTGTTCTTGGAATTGCATATGTCTATCCAACACCAATTACCCTCTCATTATTTGAGAATTTTTCATCTCATCTTTCCCCTATTATCTATAATTTGGTTGCGATACCCATTGCCCTGATTTTTCTTGGTATAATGGTTATGTATATGCAGAAAAAATTTTTGAAAACCATCACACTAGAGGAATTAGAACTTTTTCCCAAATATCATGAGAAATTTCATCCAAAGGCATGGGCTCCGTTTATCGTATTAATCATTAGCATTTTTATTGGAATTTTCGTATTTAATCTTGATCACCTTAGTCTTGTACAGTTTTTTATGCTATCAGGAATGATAACAGCAGTTGTAGTTACAAAACCTGATGAGAGATGGACCGGGTTTGTTCTTGGTGCAAAACATGCCGGTGTTATTATTTTTGATATCTGCGGAGCAGGTGCCCTGGGATATGTTATACAACAGACATCATTTGCCGATGATGCCCTTGGATTGATCTACAAAACAGTTCCATTAATAATCGTTCCATTTCTATTAGCTGCACTTATTCAAACTGCACAAGGATCGAGAATTGTTACAGCATCACTTACCTCATTATTAATGGCACAGGAAAAAATATCAGGAATATTAAACCCGATATCATTATTTTTACTTATTATTGCTGGAACGGGAGTTATTTGCTTCGTGACAGATCCATATTTCTGGTTAATTCATCGGGAGACCGGTGATGATGTTAAGACAGTAATAAAATATTATACTCTGCCCCAACTAATTTTTGGGTGTGTAACCTGTATTTTAGCGCTTGGGATTCAATGGTTTTTTCCATAA
- a CDS encoding AAA family ATPase, whose product MTLTLILKNIGPYQQAEIPITPLTILTGPEHSDYLYLLRFIHTLYRLHESYGTNIPDLKRAPKVKQYPDKNVVDLVATTALREVYERNLVNRLESYLGVETSDLRRSKTRAAEIILKSKTAGAYLKTNESGELKFCESECPFPLELFAKGPKKLPRPGTSTTAFSSLISGAIGIWVITISEGNLPHSLYLPTNRGEITNVYDQELDPAQNAPIVNELLEEFDGCSFRNDHYDSETWKEDENNLIRTSSHLIIDPEGRYEIVVRTGDRDIPPNETSPDVSSLIPIFLSLKYRHIPGEVFIIEQPEEHLTPDQQIHLARLFVRMVKSGYRVIIGTQSAIIIDEIMRLRAEYLNDPTNADSISPDDVTLCIENKMEWGRGLFPVELKKW is encoded by the coding sequence ATGACTCTCACCCTGATCCTGAAAAACATCGGCCCGTATCAACAGGCTGAGATTCCAATAACACCTCTGACCATCCTCACCGGACCAGAACATTCAGACTATCTCTATCTTCTCAGGTTCATCCACACGCTCTATCGCCTTCACGAGAGTTATGGAACCAATATCCCGGATCTCAAAAGAGCACCTAAAGTAAAACAGTATCCTGATAAAAACGTAGTTGACCTTGTTGCCACGACAGCTCTGAGAGAAGTATACGAACGAAATCTGGTGAACCGGCTTGAATCATATTTAGGAGTGGAAACTTCGGATCTGCGACGTTCAAAAACTCGTGCTGCGGAAATAATCCTGAAATCAAAAACAGCCGGGGCGTATCTCAAAACCAACGAGAGTGGCGAATTAAAATTTTGCGAATCAGAATGCCCCTTCCCTCTCGAACTGTTTGCCAAAGGACCGAAAAAACTTCCAAGGCCGGGAACATCTACAACCGCATTTAGTTCGCTTATTTCAGGAGCAATCGGGATATGGGTGATCACAATCTCTGAAGGAAATCTTCCTCACTCATTGTATCTCCCAACAAACCGGGGAGAAATTACAAATGTGTATGATCAAGAACTGGATCCTGCCCAAAATGCACCTATCGTAAATGAACTCCTCGAGGAGTTTGATGGTTGTTCATTCAGGAATGATCATTATGACTCTGAAACCTGGAAAGAAGATGAAAACAATCTCATCAGGACATCTTCCCACCTTATTATTGATCCTGAAGGGAGGTATGAGATCGTGGTCAGAACCGGTGATAGAGACATTCCTCCAAATGAGACTTCACCTGATGTTTCAAGTCTCATCCCTATCTTTCTCTCGCTGAAATACAGACATATCCCGGGCGAGGTCTTCATCATCGAACAACCCGAAGAGCATCTGACCCCGGACCAGCAGATACACCTTGCCCGGCTCTTTGTCAGGATGGTAAAATCCGGGTACCGGGTAATTATCGGGACCCAGAGTGCAATCATTATAGATGAGATCATGAGGCTCCGGGCAGAATACCTGAATGATCCAACCAATGCAGACTCAATTTCCCCGGATGATGTAACTCTCTGTATTGAGAATAAGATGGAATGGGGGAGGGGTTTATTCCCGGTAGAACTGAAGAAATGGTGA
- a CDS encoding ABC transporter substrate-binding protein — MKIKIISLMIVVLICMGTPAVVFAEQNKTVTITDLIGRTVDIPETVHHVAALSGPGPEKVFLLGGIDKLALVPPFYKGNSWATKIIPGIKNIPSDSIDDPSIEGLLNQSIDVVLFCDYPKPIEKMTDAGIPVVVTLATTPETEPQSIDEFKDNFKKDISIYGDVLGPDAKAKAKKFNTYFDEKVNPILNITSSIPENEKPKVYYVRGPDALTTHGKNTNTAWLVSMAGGHLVSDQLQDMMPKVSIEQVISWNPDIIVMGRVNSTSLIMDDPKWKDIKAVKEGKVYTNPDGVMSWDYSSEGVLLLEYLAKMFYPDKFSNIDMIKEIKEFYSTFYNYSLTDDEADRILNHLSPA, encoded by the coding sequence ATGAAAATAAAAATTATTTCTCTTATGATCGTAGTGCTCATCTGTATGGGAACACCTGCAGTTGTATTTGCAGAACAAAATAAAACTGTTACAATTACAGATCTTATTGGGCGAACAGTAGATATTCCAGAAACTGTTCACCATGTGGCAGCCCTTTCCGGACCTGGTCCTGAAAAAGTCTTTCTCCTGGGTGGTATTGATAAGTTGGCTCTCGTTCCTCCATTTTACAAAGGTAATTCCTGGGCTACGAAAATTATTCCGGGAATCAAAAATATCCCCTCTGATTCAATAGATGATCCGAGCATCGAAGGGTTGCTGAATCAGAGTATCGATGTTGTCTTATTCTGTGATTATCCAAAACCGATAGAAAAAATGACTGATGCTGGCATTCCGGTAGTAGTGACTCTTGCAACAACTCCGGAAACAGAGCCACAGTCGATAGATGAGTTTAAAGACAATTTCAAGAAAGATATCAGTATCTACGGAGATGTGTTAGGACCTGATGCCAAAGCAAAAGCTAAAAAATTCAACACATATTTTGATGAGAAAGTAAATCCGATCCTAAATATTACTTCATCTATCCCGGAAAATGAAAAGCCAAAGGTATACTATGTGAGGGGTCCTGATGCTCTGACAACACATGGGAAAAACACCAACACTGCGTGGCTTGTTTCAATGGCCGGCGGTCATCTTGTTTCAGATCAGTTACAGGATATGATGCCAAAAGTTTCTATTGAACAGGTTATCTCCTGGAATCCGGATATCATAGTAATGGGAAGGGTAAATTCAACTTCACTGATAATGGATGATCCAAAATGGAAGGATATAAAAGCGGTTAAAGAAGGGAAAGTCTATACAAACCCTGATGGAGTCATGTCCTGGGATTATTCAAGTGAAGGAGTCCTATTATTGGAATACCTTGCTAAGATGTTTTACCCGGATAAATTCTCTAACATCGATATGATTAAAGAAATTAAAGAATTTTATTCAACATTCTATAATTACTCTTTGACCGATGATGAAGCAGACCGGATATTAAACCATCTGTCTCCTGCTTAA